The candidate division KSB1 bacterium region CGGAGCTGAACCTCGCCGAAACCGCGTTCCTCTATCCCATTTCGGAATCGCCGCTGTTCACGGAAGGGCAGGGAGGGTGGCATCTGCGCTGGTTCACGCCCGCCGTCGAGATCAATCTGTGCGGACATGCCACCATCGCCGCCACGCATATCCTCGAACAAACCGGCCGCATCGCCCCCGACTCCTTGGTCCACTATCAAACCAAATCCGGGGCGCTCACCGCCCGTCGCGTCGGCGACAAGTTCGAGCTTAACTTCCCCGCGGTCCGTGTCGAATCGCGACCGCTGTCCGCCGAGGCCATGCGCGCCCTCGGAGTTACTCGCGTCAGCTTCAGCACCGGCGGAAACTGGCAATTGGCGGAACTGGAAACCGAAGACCGCGTGCGGATGCTCAGACCCGACGTCCGCGCCCTGTATTCCCTCGGCATCGGCAACCTGATCGTTACCGCCCGGGCCTCGACCGCGCCCTTCGATTTCGTCATGCGCGTCTTCGTCCCCGCCTTCGGCATCGATGAAGATCCCGCCACCGGCGCCGCCCACTGCGTGCTCGCGCCCTACTGGTCCGCCAAGCTGAAACGATCTCCGCTGCTCGCGTGGCAGCTGTCCAAACGCGGCGGCTTCGCCGAATGCGAACCGCACGGTGACCGTGTCCTCATTCGCGGCGCCGCCGTCACTATGCTTTCCGCCGAACTGAACGTCTAAGCTACGCCTCCTATTTAGAAATCGCACCTATGCAAGTCCTCACCACCGACGAGAAAGACGTCATCGTGATTCATCTGCACGGCCGCATCACGGGTGTGCAAGACACGGATGATTTTCACAACGTGATCGAAACCATCCTCACGAGCGACTTCAAGAACGCCGTGCTGGATATCAAAGGCGTGGACTGGATGAATTCCACCGGCCTCGCGCTGCTGGTGCGCGCCTATACGCAACTGCACGAAGCCGGATGTCGGATGCACATCGCCGGAGCCTCGCCGGCCGTGCAGACCGTCCTGCACACCACCAAGTTGGACAGCGTCTTCGGCCTCTTCCCCAACGTCGCCGAAGCCGCCGCGGATCTGCGCCAAACCGTGGCTTAGCCATGTGGCGCGCGCGGATCTGCCCGCTGCTCATTGTCGCCGCACTGCTGAGCGCCGCGAGTCGCGTGCCGGCCGTCGTCGAAGTGGAACCCAATGACAATAACTGGCAAGCTAACCCGGTGGTCTGTGGCGACACGGTCATCTGTGCCGTCCTCAGCAGCGGCACCCCTGCGGACGTCGATAATTTCCGCTTCACGGTACTTGGCCCCGACTCCGTCCTGTTGACAACCTATTCCTGCTTTGCCTCCGTCAACACCTTCCTGATTCTCTACGACAGCAACGACTCCATCGTCGCGACCGACAACGACAGCGGCCCCGGCTATTGCAGTGAGATCCGCTATCGCACGCCCGGCCCCGCAACCTATGTCGCCCGCGTCATGCGCACCCTGCCGACCGTCGATTCCGTGTACTCCCTGACGATCTCGTGCCTGAATCCGCCCCCGCAGGAATACGATCTTTGCACCACCCCGCGGATTATCGAAAGCCTGCCTTATTATAATGAAGGCTCGACCTACGGCGCGACCCATCAGGCCGGCACGGCGGCGCCCGACGTCTTCTATCGCTTTCACAATTACACCGTCGCCAACTACGATATCACGGTTTGCGCTTCGACGTGGGACGCGCGCGTGGGCCTGCTCTCCTACTGCCACGGCGGCTGGGGTGACGACGAGTCCGTCGGCTGCGGTCTTGGCGCGGCGCTCACAACCTACGGCCTTCCCATCGGAGATTACCTGATCATCGTCGAAGGCGTCGCCGCGAATCAACAGGGAGATTTCTCTCTCGAAGTCGCCGCCGACCTGCCGCCTTGCCCCGCCCCCGATGCCGTCGTGATGTGGCAAGTCGGAGGGTATCCCTTCCTCGAATGGCCCGATCTGGTTGGACCCCAGTCCTTCGCGGTCTGGAACTCCGCGTCACCGGACGGCCCCTGGGAGCATCTCGGACTCTCACCGTTCTCCTACTATCTCGATTCCCTCGGCTACAATCCCAGCCGCCGATTCTACCGCGTCACCTCAATCTGTCCGTGGTGACGCCCCGCCGCGGCGCCTCAAGTTTAATCTCGAACTCGCCCGTTATCGCCGCCCCCCCGGCAACACGCCCCACGCGTGTGGCGCCATGTGCCCAATCGGGTAAGGTCCGTAACCGGGCGAGGCTCAGCGCCGCTCAGCACTTCCAATCGTCTCTTCGGCGCGCCTTTCGTCGAATTACATGACATATTGTATCCGTTCATATATGTCCAATGCTATACATGAATTCTATTTAGTATAGTATAGGCCTTGATTTCGCCGGGTCCGTTACCTATCTTCAAGTACCAAGTGAGATTCTTGACAGCTTGCGTACACAACCTGAAGATGGAGTGATATACCCCATGCGAATGATGTATGTTTTGGCTCTTGCCCTTTGTATGAGTTGGACCCTGGCGATCGCGCTGCCGCCGGCAGTCCAGTGGGAGAAGCAGTACGGACCGGGAGCGGCTGGTGAATTCGGTCAAGCGGTGATCCAGACCGCTGACGGCGGTTATGCCGTCGCCGGTGTGACGGACTTCCTCGATCTGTTCGGGGATTTCATGCTGCTCCGACTCGACGCCAACGGCGACACCCTCTGGACTCGCATCTATGTCGATTTGGCCGGTGAACAGTCGCCGCGGGCGCTGTTCCAAAAACCGGATAACGGATTTGTGATCGGCGGCCAGCATAACGACTTCATGTCCGGCGACGCCGATTATCGTTTGATCGAGACCGATGCCGCCGGAAACCTCGTCGGTACGCATACCTACGCGGATCCCAATTACGACCTATGCGCCGACATGATCCCGACCGCTGATGGCGGCGTCATGTTCGTCGGCACGCGCGATGTGTCCGGTGTCATGCAGGCGAACGTGCAGAAGGTCGATAATGCGTGGAATCTCGAGTGGGATTCCACCTACGCCTTCTTTCCCACCGGGTCGAATGGTGCCGCCGATATTCGCCAAACCGGTGACGGGGGCTACGCATTGGCGGGAACCTTTCAGAACGTGGATTCGACGAAGATCTTCCTCGCGAAGATCAACGCACTCGGGTTTACGCAGTGGGCGGTTCTGCTCGATCCCTACGGGATGGAATGGGGATACTGCCTCGAATTGGCTGGAAGCGGGTTCGTCGTCGGCGGCATGGCCGACACCGGCGGCCCGGACCTCTATGACGCGTGTCTGATCGCGACCGATGGCGCCGGAACCCTGCTCTGGAGTGGTACTTACGGTGGAGCCGACGTTGATTGGGCCCGCGATCTCAGTGCCACGCCTGACGGCGGGTTGGTAGCGACCGGTTACAATGTCGAGGGCTTCGACGATTATACCTACATCTTCAAGACGGATGGCAGCGGTATTGAATACTGGTCCGTACTCCTCGGTGCCGCATCGTCCGATGAGGGCCGATCCGTTCGTCCGACCGCTGACGGAGGCTACGTGGCGACCGGACTCCGTGCGCGTCCCGATGCCGAGGACCAGAACATCTACGTCGTGAAACTCATCGCTGACGTGCCGCTGCCGGTGGAACTGCTCGCCTTCGATGCTCGGATCGTCGGTGATGGCATCGAGCTCTCCTTCACCACGGCGGCTGAGACCAACACGGCCTATTTCGAGATTCTGCGATCCGCCGGCGCTGACTTCGCCGCGATCGCCAGACTCGAAGGCGCTGGGAATTCGACCACGGAGCGGCACTACTCTTTCGCCGATCAGCGCGTGAATCCGGGGACGACCTATCGCTATTTCCTCGCCGACATCGATGCCGACGGAAACCGCACTGAGCATCGCGATCGTATGCAGACCGTGACCTTCGGCGGAACCGCCGAGCTCCCCGCGGATTTCGCGCTGTCGGCATTTCCCAATCCGTTCAATCCCGGAACCACTGTCGAATTCGCCCTCCCGGAAGCGTTGCGAGCCACCGTGAAGGTGTTCGATCCGGCGGGCAGACTCGTCCGCACACTGGCCGACAACGTGTTCCCCGCCGGCAGCCA contains the following coding sequences:
- a CDS encoding PPC domain-containing protein, with protein sequence MWRARICPLLIVAALLSAASRVPAVVEVEPNDNNWQANPVVCGDTVICAVLSSGTPADVDNFRFTVLGPDSVLLTTYSCFASVNTFLILYDSNDSIVATDNDSGPGYCSEIRYRTPGPATYVARVMRTLPTVDSVYSLTISCLNPPPQEYDLCTTPRIIESLPYYNEGSTYGATHQAGTAAPDVFYRFHNYTVANYDITVCASTWDARVGLLSYCHGGWGDDESVGCGLGAALTTYGLPIGDYLIIVEGVAANQQGDFSLEVAADLPPCPAPDAVVMWQVGGYPFLEWPDLVGPQSFAVWNSASPDGPWEHLGLSPFSYYLDSLGYNPSRRFYRVTSICPW
- a CDS encoding PhzF family phenazine biosynthesis protein, which gives rise to MQLFTVDVFTDKPFSGNPAGVCAMEAPLDPAQMQRIASELNLAETAFLYPISESPLFTEGQGGWHLRWFTPAVEINLCGHATIAATHILEQTGRIAPDSLVHYQTKSGALTARRVGDKFELNFPAVRVESRPLSAEAMRALGVTRVSFSTGGNWQLAELETEDRVRMLRPDVRALYSLGIGNLIVTARASTAPFDFVMRVFVPAFGIDEDPATGAAHCVLAPYWSAKLKRSPLLAWQLSKRGGFAECEPHGDRVLIRGAAVTMLSAELNV
- a CDS encoding STAS domain-containing protein, with protein sequence MQVLTTDEKDVIVIHLHGRITGVQDTDDFHNVIETILTSDFKNAVLDIKGVDWMNSTGLALLVRAYTQLHEAGCRMHIAGASPAVQTVLHTTKLDSVFGLFPNVAEAAADLRQTVA
- a CDS encoding T9SS type A sorting domain-containing protein, with amino-acid sequence MSWTLAIALPPAVQWEKQYGPGAAGEFGQAVIQTADGGYAVAGVTDFLDLFGDFMLLRLDANGDTLWTRIYVDLAGEQSPRALFQKPDNGFVIGGQHNDFMSGDADYRLIETDAAGNLVGTHTYADPNYDLCADMIPTADGGVMFVGTRDVSGVMQANVQKVDNAWNLEWDSTYAFFPTGSNGAADIRQTGDGGYALAGTFQNVDSTKIFLAKINALGFTQWAVLLDPYGMEWGYCLELAGSGFVVGGMADTGGPDLYDACLIATDGAGTLLWSGTYGGADVDWARDLSATPDGGLVATGYNVEGFDDYTYIFKTDGSGIEYWSVLLGAASSDEGRSVRPTADGGYVATGLRARPDAEDQNIYVVKLIADVPLPVELLAFDARIVGDGIELSFTTAAETNTAYFEILRSAGADFAAIARLEGAGNSTTERHYSFADQRVNPGTTYRYFLADIDADGNRTEHRDRMQTVTFGGTAELPADFALSAFPNPFNPGTTVEFALPEALRATVKVFDPAGRLVRTLADNVFPAGSHRVAFAAAGLPSGIYLVRVEAGEYSKIAKLVLLK